A stretch of Numenius arquata chromosome 11, bNumArq3.hap1.1, whole genome shotgun sequence DNA encodes these proteins:
- the LOC141470194 gene encoding lateral signaling target protein 2 homolog: MLPAALRRWLRRPKRSDPRLLSQFFFADERVTRVVAEINGLDAELDPQQYLVLLNQLHLSQAQLLAILERIMEECIPTQRHSRDYLVKFPEELLVDNLGNHMLFAAECLLAGTFLEVEEADGAQLRPKARNLLCSLELVRTVLREQSLSQPSSYPEPVRTVLIQFDRLFAEFELSYVSSLVAVKSPEEIYRQQEIIVLFCETVGRALRLGYLTQEMIDGYEPLLMFTIPRLAIISGLLIYPEGPLSLEQSPEQMSRVFSPFYNLLKKIRDLLRVLSVEELCLLERSLCTAESEDPCGPSTPPAWGAAVPRADPPAPWGLLEVPCATPPPSTCTAWLGPPGVVDDLGTNWRPQPPRSSSGLDASPGAHCWELRSRYSSTKDMLHTLFVCISGVADQLQTNFASDLRSILKTVFKIVASQTEPLEEPSASQEEDGDPCAADAPRVADCPLCSSPTEAAGLRRAGAHRLPEWVPDSTCSQCSACRSPFTLLRRRHHCRSCGKIFCARCSPHAAALPQYGQMKPVRVCTHCYTAHLSPQGARSQ, from the exons ATGCTGCCCGCCGCCCTCCGCCGCTGGCTGCGCCGGCCCAAG cgCTCCGACCCCCGCCTGCTTTCCCAGTTCTTCTTTGCCGACGAGAGGGTGACACGGGTGGTGGCCGAGATCAATGGGCTGGATGCCGAGCTGGACCCACAGCAGTACCTGGTGCTCCTCAACCAGCTCCACCTCAGCCAG gctcaGCTGCTGGCCATCCTGGAGCGGATCATGGAGGAGTGCATCCCCACGCAGCGGCACAGCCGCGACTACCTGGTCAAGTTCCCCGAGGAGCTCTTGGTGGACAACCTGGGGAACCACATGCTGTTTGCCGCCGAG TGTCTCCTGGCTGGGACCTTCCTGGAGGTGGAGGAGGCGGATGGGGCACAGCTGCGGCCCAAGGCCAGGAACCTTCTGTGCAGCCTGGAGCTTGTGCGGACGGTGCTGCGGGAGCAGAGCTTGAGCCAGCCCAGCTCCTACCCAGAGCCCGTCCGGACCGTGCTCATCCAGTTTGACCGCCTCTTTGCAGAGTTCGAGCTGAG CTATGTGTCCTCACTGGTGGCAGTGAAGTCTCCTGAGGAGATCTACAGGCAGCAGGAGATCATTGTGCTCTTCTGCGAGACAGTGGGGAG AGCCCTGCGCCTGGGCTACCTGACCCAGGAGATGATTGATGGCTATGAACCACTGCTGATGTTCACCATCCCTCGCCTGGCCATTATCAG TGGCCTCCTCATCTACCCCGAGGGTCCCCTCAGCCTGGAACAGAGCCCTGAGCAGATGTCCCGGGTCTTCAGCCCCTTCTACAACCTCCTGAAGAAGATCAG GGACCTGCTGCGGGTGCTGTCGGTGGAGGAGCTCTGCCTGCTGGAGAGGAGCCTGTGCACAGCTGAATCGGAGGATCCCTGCGGTCCATCCACCCCCCCAGCTTGGGGGGCAGCCGTACCCAGAGCAGATCCCCCTGCTCCCTGGGGTCTCCTGGAggtcccctgtgccaccccacCACCCTCCACCTGCACGGCATGGCTGGGACCCCCTGGCGTTGTGGATGACCTGGGCACCAACTGGCG cccccagccccccaggagcagctcagggCTCGATGCCTCCCCAGGTGCCCACTGCTGGGAGCTGCGCTCCCGCTACAGCAGCACCAAGGACATGCTGCACACCCTCTTCGTCTGCATCTCGG GGGTGGCTGATCAGCTCCAGACCAACTTTGCCAGTGACCTGCGGAGCATCTTGAAAACGGTCTTCAAGATCGTCGCCTCGCAGACAGAGCCCTTGGAGGAGCCAAGTGCCAGCC aggaagaagatgGTGACCCGTGTGCAGCAGATGCTCCTCGCGTGGCCGACTGTCCcctgtgctccagccccacagaagctGCCGGGCTCCGGAGGGCAG GTGCCCACCGCCTGCCCGAGTGGGTTCCAGACAGCACCTGCAGCCAGTGCTCTGCCTGCCGCTCACCCTTCACCCTGCTGCGCCGCCGGCATCACTGCCGCAGCTGCGGGAAG ATCTTCTGTGCCCGCTGCTCGCCGCACGCCGCGGCGCTGCCACAGTATGGCCAGATGAAACCCGTGCGCGTCTGCACGCACTGCTACACCGCCCACCTCTCGCCCCAGGGCGCCCGGAGCCAGTGA
- the MXD3 gene encoding max dimerization protein 3, with the protein MEPAATSIQVLLQAAEFLERRERGAAGARYPAEAEHGYASRSRQAAGSVRSVHNALEKHRRAQLRRCLERLKQQVPVGTGPARSTTLSLLHRARLHIQRLEEQELRARKAKDRLRNQQQSLQQRLELLLSPTGGERARADSLDSSQLSEPEDAEIEVDGAVFGGNLLPSFGTGRDHSYSSPCSPMS; encoded by the exons ATGGAGccggcggccaccagcatccagGTGCTGCTGCAGGCGGCCGAGTTCCTGGAGCGGCGGGAGCGAGGAGCCGCCGGTGCCCGGTACCCGGCCGAGGCCGAGCACGGCTACGCCTCACGGTCCCGCCAGGCCGCCGGCAGCGTCAG GTCGGTGCACAACGCGCTGGAGAAGCACAG GAGAGCCCAGCTCCGGCGCTGCCTGGAGAGGTTGAAGCAGCAGGTGCCGGTGGGCACGGGGCCAGCTCGTTCCACCACACTGAGCCTCCTGCACCGGGCCCGGCTCCACATCCAG aggctggaggagcaggagctgagggCGCGGAAGGCCAAGGACCGGCTGCGGaaccagcagcagagcctgcagcagcGGTTGGAGCTGCTGCTGTCGCCCACCGGCGGGGAACGGGCGCGGGCTGACAGCTTGGACTCGTCCCAGCTGTCGGAACCCG aggatgcggAGATAGAGGTGGATGGCGCAGTGTTCGGTGGGAACCTGCTGCCCAGCTTTGGCACTGGGAGGGACCACAgctactccagcccctgcagccccatgTCCTGA
- the PRELID1 gene encoding PRELI domain-containing protein 1, mitochondrial isoform X1, with protein sequence MGKYCASLGVLKGPWDQVFAAFWQRYPNPYSKHVLTEDIVHREVTADHKLLSRRLLTKTNRMPRWAERFFPANVAHSVYILEDSIVDPKNRTMTTFTWNINHARLMVVEERCVYQVNPENSNWTEVKREAWVSSSLFGVSRAVQEFGLARFKSNVTKSTKGFEYVLARMQGEAPSKTLVETAKEATEKAKETALAATEKAKDLASKAATKKKQYV encoded by the exons ATGGGGAAGTACTGCGCCAGCCTGGGCGTCCTCAAGGGGCCCTGGGACCAGGTTTTCGCCGCCTTCTGGCAGCGCTACCCCAACCCCTACAG CAAACATGTCCTGACCGAAGACATTGTGCACCGGGAGGTGACGGCGGACCACAAGCTGCTCTCCCGGCGGCTCCTGACCAAGACCAACCGGATGCCCCGCTGGGCGGAGCGCTTCTTCCCGGCCAATGTCGCCCACTCCGTCTACATCCTGGAGGACTCTATCGTGGACCCCAAGAACCGAACCATGACCACATTCACCTGGAACATCAACCACGCACGTCTCATG gtggtggaggagcGCTGCGTGTACCAGGTGAACCCAGAGAACAGCAACTGGACCGAGGTCAAGCGGGAAGCCtgggtctcttccagcctgttTGGCGTCTCCCGGGCCGTCCAG GAATTCGGTCTGGCCAGGTTCAAAAGCAACGTGACCAAGAGCACTAAGGGATTTGAATATGTGCTAGCGAGAATGCAAG GAGAAGCTCCGTCCAAAACACTGGTGGAGACAGCGAAGGAAGCAACCGAGAAAGCCAAGGAGACAGCTCTGGCTGCTACGGAGAAAGCCAAGGATTTGGCAAGCAAGGCAGCCACCAAGAAGAAGCAGTACGTGTGA
- the PRELID1 gene encoding PRELI domain-containing protein 1, mitochondrial isoform X2, with protein sequence MPRWAERFFPANVAHSVYILEDSIVDPKNRTMTTFTWNINHARLMVVEERCVYQVNPENSNWTEVKREAWVSSSLFGVSRAVQEFGLARFKSNVTKSTKGFEYVLARMQGEAPSKTLVETAKEATEKAKETALAATEKAKDLASKAATKKKQYV encoded by the exons ATGCCCCGCTGGGCGGAGCGCTTCTTCCCGGCCAATGTCGCCCACTCCGTCTACATCCTGGAGGACTCTATCGTGGACCCCAAGAACCGAACCATGACCACATTCACCTGGAACATCAACCACGCACGTCTCATG gtggtggaggagcGCTGCGTGTACCAGGTGAACCCAGAGAACAGCAACTGGACCGAGGTCAAGCGGGAAGCCtgggtctcttccagcctgttTGGCGTCTCCCGGGCCGTCCAG GAATTCGGTCTGGCCAGGTTCAAAAGCAACGTGACCAAGAGCACTAAGGGATTTGAATATGTGCTAGCGAGAATGCAAG GAGAAGCTCCGTCCAAAACACTGGTGGAGACAGCGAAGGAAGCAACCGAGAAAGCCAAGGAGACAGCTCTGGCTGCTACGGAGAAAGCCAAGGATTTGGCAAGCAAGGCAGCCACCAAGAAGAAGCAGTACGTGTGA
- the RAB24 gene encoding ras-related protein Rab-24 — protein MSGRRVDAKVVLLGQEGVGKSSLVERCAHRRFRPGPYQNTIGAAFVAKVMSVGEQTVTLGIWDTAGSERYEAMSRIYYRGARAAIVCYDLTDSSSFQRAKFWVNELQNCEEGCRIYLCGTKSDLLEEDRRKRGVDFHDVQDYAEEIKADLFETSSKTGQSVDELFQKVAEDYVHFSAFQVMTEEKGVDLGQRSGAYFYSCCHH, from the exons atgAGCGGGCGGCGGGTGGACGCCAAggtggtgctgctggggcaggagggggtgggcAAGAGCAGCCTGGTGGAACGCTGCGCCCACCGCCGGTTCCGGCCCGGGCCCTACCAGAAC ACGATCGGCGCCGCCTTCGTGGCCAAGGTGATGTCCGTGGGGGAGCAGACGGTGACCCTGGGGATATGG GACACGGCCGGCTCGGAGCGCTACGAAGCCATGAGCCGCATCTATTACCGCGGGGCACGGGCCGCCATCGTCTGCTACG ATCTCACCGACAGCAGCAGTTTCCAGCGAGCCAAGTTCTGGGTGAACGAGCTGCAGAACTGCGAGGAG GGCTGCCGGATCTACCTGTGCGGCACTAAGAGCGACCTGCTGGAGGAGGACCGGAGGAAGCGGGGGGTGGACTTCCACGACGTGCAGGACTACGCCGAGG AGATCAAGGCTGACCTCTTCGAGACCTCCAGTAAGACGGGCCAGAGCGTGG ATGAACTGTTCCAGAAGGTGGCCGAGGACTACGTCCACTTCAGCGCCTTCCAGGTGATGACAG AGGAGAAGGGTGTCGACCTGGGCCAGAGGAGCGGTGCCTACTTCTacagctgctgccaccactga